Proteins encoded by one window of Lycium barbarum isolate Lr01 chromosome 11, ASM1917538v2, whole genome shotgun sequence:
- the LOC132617788 gene encoding lysine histidine transporter 2-like encodes MSEEETKKRGARSEGNNKDINDWLPITSSRNAKWYYSAFHNVTAMVGAGVLGLPYAMSQLGWGPGAVVLILSWIITLYTLWQMVEMHEMIPGKRLDRYHELGQAAFGEKVGLWIVVPQQLIVEVGSNIVYMVTGGTCLQKVYNTACPSCRPLKLTYFIAIFSSTQFILCHCPNFNAITCVSFVAAIMSLGYSLIGWGASVHKGITPDVDYSPRASTSIGRMFGFFAALGEVAFAYAGHSVVLEIQATMPSTPERPSKIPMWRGVILAYIIVLVCYFPVAFLGYAAFGNTVADNILISLQKPRWLICMANAGVVIHVIGSYQIFAMGVFDMLESYLVKQRNFTPSTSLRCIVRTTYVALTMFLGMTFPFFHGLLSFFGGFAFAPITYFLPCIIWLKIYKPKRYGLSWFTNWICIILGVLLTILAPIGGLRHIILRATSYKFYS; translated from the exons ATGTCGGAAGAGGAGACGAAAAAGAGAGGAGCAAGATCAGAGGGGAACAATAAGGATATTAACGATTGGCTACCGATCACATCATCAAGGAATGCAAAGTGGTACTATTCGGCTTTTCACAATGTCACGGCTATGGTTGGTGCCGGTGTTCTTGGCCTCCCTTATGCCATGTCTCAATTGGGCTG GGGTCCTGGAGCCGTAGTCTTGATACTATCATGGATAATAACATTGTACACCTTATGGCAAATGGTGGAGATGCATGAGATGATACCAGGAAAAAGACTTGATAGGTACCACGAGTTGGGCCAGGCGGCTTTTGGTGAAAAGGTTGGGCTGTGGATTGTGGTTCCTCAGCAACTCATAGTGGAAGTTGGATCAAACATAGTGTACATGGTCACTGGTGGCACATGTCTACAGAAGGTTTATAATACTGCTTGTCCTAGTTGCAGGCCTTTGAAGCTCACATATTTCATCGCGATATTTAGTTCTACTCAGTTCATCCTTTGCCATTGCCCCAATTTCAACGCCATCACTTGTGTCTCCTTCGTTGCTGCCATCATGTCTCTCGG TTATTCACTCATAGGTTGGGGAGCATCAGTACACAAGGGAATAACCCCAGATGTTGATTACAGTCCAAGGGCTTCAACAAGTATAGGGAGAATGTTTGGTTTTTTTGCTGCTTTGGGAGAAGTTGCTTTTGCATATGCTGGTCATAGTGTTGTCTTGGAAATTCAGGCAACTATGCCTTCTACTCCTGAAAGACCATCCAAAATACCTATGTGGAGAGGAGTTATTCTTGCTTATATTATTGTGCTTGTGTGTTACTTTCCAGTGGCATTTCTTGGCTATGCAGCTTTTGGAAATACTGTAGCGGACAACATCTTGATCTCTTTACAGAAACCTCGTTGGCTTATTTGCATGGCTAATGCAGGCGTCGTCATTCATGTTATTGGAAGCTATCAG ATATTTGCGATGGGTGTGTTTGACATGCTCGAATCTTACTTGGTTAAGCAAAGAAACTTCACTCCAAGTACATCTCTACGGTGTATTGTTCGGACTACTTATGTTG CCTTGACAATGTTCCTTGGAATGACATTCCCATTCTTCCATGGGCTACTCAGTTTCTTTGGAGGATTTGCATTTGCTCCAATAACCTACTTT CTTCCTTGTATCATTTGGCTTAAAATCTACAAACCTAAAAGATATGGGTTGTCTTGGTTCACAAATTGG ATATGCATCATACTTGGTGTTCTTCTGACGATTTTAGCTCCCATTGGTGGCTTGAGGCATATCATACTGAGAGCCACGTCTTACAAGTTCTATTCTTGA